TTAGCTATTTTAGGCGCCTCTATTTCAAAAAGATTGATATGGGGCGCTAATTTTTCCTTGTGAACTATCTTGAACACAAGACATCACCACAATTACTTTTGAGGTTTACTAATATAAACCTTTTCCAAATAGAGACACTGGTGCTCATAATTATACTAAGCAGTTATAAAATATCATTAATCCTCATTAGTGTGCCTCAAAGTATATGTTTGTAACGTTTGGTTAGTCACCATCCGTTTAAAAAATCCTTAAATCGGGTCTTTACAAACATAAAATTGAATAATAGATCTGGGTGGTTATCTTGCGGTACGTAAAGTTACCTCAGGAAAATTTTGAGGAATTCTTTAATTCGCTGAAGAAATGGGGCATTGTCTATGCTCCAGTAAAAAAAGAAAATATCTACTCATTTCAAAAAGTTCAGGATGTTTCAGAAGTAGCCTTGGATTACACAAGGACAATGCTTCCGCCAAAAAAGTTCTTTGTAAGGCCAAAAGACGAGATGCTTAAGCTTAAAGAGGGCCATTGGGAGGAGGCTAATGGCACAGAGCCTATAGTTCTCTTTGGGGTTCATTCCTGCGATATACACGGGTTAGAAATTTTGGACAAAGTTTATTTGAGTGATCCAGTGGATCCGTACTACAAAAAAAGACGGGAGAACTCAATAATAATAGGTATAAGCTGTATGCCAGATGAATACTGTTTTTGCAAGAGTTTGGGCACAGACTTTGCCATGCACGGGTTCGACTTGTTTTTACATGAGCTTCCCGATGGCTGGCTTGTCAGAGTTGGGAGTGTAAAGGGACATGAGATTGCATGGGGAAGTGAAGAACTCTTTGAGGAGCTAACTGAAGAAGACATGAAGAATTTTAGAGAATTTGAGGAAAAAAGAGCTAATTCGTTCCAGAAACACCTTAACAAAGAGGGACTTGAAGACATGCTTGATCTAGCATACAACAGTCCTGTGTGGAAGAAATACGAGAGAATCTGTCTTGGCTGTGGGAACTGTAACATGGTCTGTCCAACATGCAGGTGTTACGAAGTTTGTGACCTCTGGATGAACGCATATGAAGCAGTGAGAGTTAGACGCTATGATTCCTGTTTCATGGATAGCCATGGATTGGTGGCAGGGGGACATAATTTCAGACCAACTCGCTTAGATCGCTTTAGACATCGGTACTACTGTAAGAGTTACTTTGATCCCTCTGCGGGCTTTAATTGCGTTGGTTGTGGACGATGTGATGAATTCTGCCCAGCAAAGATAGAACACGTTAAAGTTCTTGATGAGGTAAGGGAGGGATTGCAATGACCTTCCAAACACATGATGCAAGGATTTTAGAGGTAAAAGAACTAACTTCAAGAGAGAAACTCTTCACCCTCCGTTTCGTTGATCCTGAGATTAACAGGAAGTTCAAATATAAGCCAGGGCAATTTGTAGTGGTTGACATCAGAGGATTTGGAGAGTTCCCAATAAGTCTTTGCTCAACTCCTACAAGAGAAGGCTATTTCCAGCTTTGTGTTAGACGAGTAGGGAGAATGACCAAATACATGCACAATTTGAAAGAGGGAGATATAGTTGGAATAAGGGGTCCATATGGTAACGGATTTCCAATGGAGAAGATGGAAGGAAGCACGTTAATCTTAGTAGCAGGCGGTCTAGGAATGGCACCACTAAGATCAGTACTTTGGTATGCCCTTGATAGTGGAAAATATGAAAAGATATATCTG
Above is a window of Thermococcus sp. EP1 DNA encoding:
- the shyB gene encoding NAD(P)-dependent hydrogenase/sulfhydrogenase 2 subunit beta codes for the protein MRYVKLPQENFEEFFNSLKKWGIVYAPVKKENIYSFQKVQDVSEVALDYTRTMLPPKKFFVRPKDEMLKLKEGHWEEANGTEPIVLFGVHSCDIHGLEILDKVYLSDPVDPYYKKRRENSIIIGISCMPDEYCFCKSLGTDFAMHGFDLFLHELPDGWLVRVGSVKGHEIAWGSEELFEELTEEDMKNFREFEEKRANSFQKHLNKEGLEDMLDLAYNSPVWKKYERICLGCGNCNMVCPTCRCYEVCDLWMNAYEAVRVRRYDSCFMDSHGLVAGGHNFRPTRLDRFRHRYYCKSYFDPSAGFNCVGCGRCDEFCPAKIEHVKVLDEVREGLQ